The following proteins come from a genomic window of Sporomusaceae bacterium FL31:
- the nasD_2 gene encoding nitrite reductase [NAD(P)H], with protein MDVKRDLLDKGAILQRDKESYAIAPHIPGGIIFDTNVLRKIADVADKYGAKALKLTSAQRIAIVGIQEDQLDSIWQELDMNKGSAVGLCVRSIRICPATAFCKRAQQDSVTLGLELDKVYHGMALPSKFKMAVCGCPNSCTEPAVKDLGIMGTPKGYTIMIGGNAGVKPRLGNILLQNVPQQDVMPIVKKIVGYYKENARNYERLGMMIDRIGFEQVKEEILQ; from the coding sequence ATGGACGTTAAACGAGATTTATTAGATAAAGGTGCTATCTTACAACGGGATAAGGAATCATATGCGATTGCTCCCCATATACCTGGCGGTATTATTTTTGATACTAATGTATTGCGCAAGATAGCTGATGTGGCCGACAAATATGGTGCTAAAGCATTAAAACTTACTTCTGCTCAGCGTATTGCTATTGTAGGGATTCAAGAAGACCAGCTTGACTCTATCTGGCAGGAATTAGATATGAATAAGGGAAGTGCAGTAGGATTATGTGTAAGAAGTATCCGGATATGTCCTGCTACTGCTTTTTGTAAAAGAGCTCAGCAAGATTCGGTGACTTTAGGGCTTGAACTGGACAAGGTTTATCATGGTATGGCACTGCCTTCCAAGTTTAAAATGGCTGTTTGCGGCTGTCCTAACTCCTGTACGGAGCCCGCCGTTAAGGATTTAGGGATTATGGGCACTCCCAAAGGTTATACAATTATGATTGGCGGCAATGCTGGTGTCAAGCCGCGCTTAGGGAATATCTTATTACAAAATGTACCGCAACAAGATGTTATGCCGATCGTGAAAAAGATTGTCGGTTATTATAAAGAAAATGCGCGTAATTACGAGCGGTTAGGAATGATGATTGACCGTATTGGATTCGAGCAAGTAAAAGAAGAAATTCTGCAATAA
- a CDS encoding membrane protein has product MLKKFLLVFLVLVMISGVVAAATGDNKNQSVQYEKGIVLAVGSLDPTMQKQYFMAQGELVTIKITSGPEKDKIVESFNYSTGRSPYEIKVNPGDKIIVAVTNDLGKTTYHVSDFDRFDYVYVLLGLFVAALVVFGGIVGIKSVIVIAVSTLIIFKFFIGQVLSSQLNLTVLTLLVSAVIATFTQVTISGWNCKSFAAIMGTVGGVSVAGVLSILAIKMMHLTGLDSEEAMLLKASVLSNIDFQGVLFAGMVLGALGAVMDVTISIASALYEVKAVRPNSTFKELFVTGMNVGRDIMGTMSNTLILAYAGSSLPLMLLIVSQQQVSMMKILNLNLIVTEIARALTGSIGLICAIPLTAFITAILLKDK; this is encoded by the coding sequence TTGCTTAAAAAATTTTTGCTTGTATTTTTGGTGCTAGTAATGATTTCAGGAGTGGTTGCAGCCGCGACAGGTGACAATAAAAACCAGTCGGTACAATACGAAAAAGGTATTGTGCTTGCCGTTGGATCTTTGGACCCGACGATGCAAAAACAATACTTTATGGCTCAAGGAGAGCTGGTTACAATAAAAATAACCTCAGGACCAGAAAAAGATAAAATTGTTGAGTCGTTTAATTATTCAACAGGCCGATCACCCTACGAAATTAAAGTGAATCCTGGGGATAAGATCATTGTGGCGGTTACCAATGATTTAGGTAAGACTACATATCATGTTAGTGATTTTGATCGCTTTGACTATGTCTATGTGTTATTAGGGCTTTTCGTTGCCGCTTTAGTAGTATTTGGCGGTATAGTAGGAATAAAATCGGTCATTGTTATCGCTGTATCAACGCTCATCATTTTCAAGTTTTTCATTGGTCAGGTACTTTCATCTCAGCTTAATTTAACTGTGTTAACCTTATTAGTCAGTGCAGTCATTGCAACATTTACTCAGGTGACAATCAGCGGCTGGAACTGTAAAAGCTTTGCCGCCATTATGGGTACAGTCGGCGGTGTCAGTGTTGCGGGAGTTTTATCAATTTTAGCTATAAAGATGATGCATTTGACCGGACTTGATTCTGAAGAAGCAATGCTGTTAAAGGCTTCAGTATTATCCAATATTGATTTCCAAGGGGTCTTATTTGCCGGTATGGTGTTAGGTGCATTAGGTGCTGTTATGGATGTTACCATCTCGATTGCTTCGGCCTTATATGAGGTAAAAGCTGTTCGCCCTAACAGTACGTTTAAAGAACTGTTTGTAACCGGGATGAATGTTGGCAGAGATATTATGGGCACGATGTCTAATACTTTGATTCTTGCTTATGCGGGAAGTTCACTGCCCCTCATGCTGCTCATTGTTTCACAGCAGCAAGTGTCAATGATGAAGATCCTTAATCTCAATCTCATTGTTACTGAGATTGCCCGGGCATTGACCGGTAGTATTGGTTTAATCTGTGCCATTCCGTTAACGGCATTCATCACCGCTATATTATTAAAAGACAAATAA
- a CDS encoding Zn-dependent hydrolase — translation MEKTWIMNEIEQIAQFGKDKRGITRLAFSPADYAAREYVINLMRENGMSVRTDEIGNIIGRIEGTQPQAPAVITGSHLDTVPEGGKFDGIVGIVGGIAALKALAVRGPLTHPLELIVFAGEESSRFGVATIGSRVMAGVTNAHALAKLKDQDGLALTQLLKDQGLDIQNIIKATRGKQDVKAFIELHIEQGTGLEKEGKNIGIIEAIAAPARCKIVVEGVAAHSGTTPMEERQDALVSAAMIILAVNEIALEQSERGIVGTVGSMKVYPGAMNVIPGLVEMWVDIRGVDHQSIVECVQEIKDAISEITERQNTGVSIEMLSSERPAQMDADIINLISDICRQQGIQYQRMNSGAGHDAMNMARIAKAGMIVIPCRAGISHNPDEYASPEDIQRGVEVLTETLFRLAK, via the coding sequence ATGGAAAAAACTTGGATAATGAATGAAATTGAGCAAATTGCTCAATTTGGCAAAGATAAAAGAGGAATCACCAGATTGGCTTTTAGTCCAGCCGATTACGCTGCTCGGGAGTATGTCATTAACCTGATGCGCGAAAATGGGATGAGCGTACGCACGGACGAAATTGGCAATATTATTGGTCGTATTGAGGGAACACAGCCTCAAGCACCGGCAGTAATCACAGGTTCTCACTTAGATACGGTTCCAGAGGGTGGAAAGTTCGACGGGATTGTTGGCATAGTAGGAGGCATTGCAGCTCTAAAGGCGTTGGCAGTTCGTGGACCGCTTACTCACCCATTGGAGTTAATTGTTTTCGCTGGAGAAGAATCCAGCCGATTTGGGGTAGCAACAATTGGGAGTCGGGTCATGGCGGGAGTAACCAACGCGCATGCTCTGGCTAAGTTGAAAGATCAGGATGGATTGGCACTTACCCAGTTGCTCAAGGATCAAGGGTTAGATATTCAAAATATTATTAAGGCGACACGCGGCAAACAGGACGTTAAGGCTTTTATTGAATTACATATCGAGCAGGGAACAGGGTTAGAAAAAGAGGGTAAGAACATTGGTATCATCGAAGCCATCGCGGCACCGGCCAGATGCAAAATTGTTGTAGAAGGGGTAGCTGCTCATTCCGGAACAACTCCAATGGAAGAACGCCAAGATGCTCTTGTCAGTGCAGCGATGATTATCTTGGCAGTTAATGAAATTGCCTTGGAACAATCTGAACGTGGCATTGTAGGTACGGTTGGCTCTATGAAGGTGTATCCTGGAGCCATGAATGTAATTCCTGGATTAGTCGAAATGTGGGTCGATATTCGCGGTGTTGATCATCAAAGTATTGTCGAATGTGTTCAAGAAATCAAGGATGCGATTAGTGAAATCACTGAACGTCAAAATACAGGTGTATCGATAGAAATGCTATCATCAGAACGACCAGCACAAATGGATGCAGATATTATTAATCTCATTAGTGATATTTGCCGACAACAAGGTATTCAATATCAGCGAATGAATAGTGGGGCTGGCCATGATGCTATGAATATGGCTCGTATTGCAAAAGCGGGGATGATTGTTATTCCTTGTCGAGCAGGTATTAGTCATAATCCAGACGAATATGCCAGTCCGGAAGATATTCAACGCGGGGTAGAGGTACTAACTGAGACTTTGTTCCGGCTAGCAAAATAA
- the yabE_2 gene encoding enterotoxin has protein sequence MRKFAAITMTAVVINLFSPLIPQAHAALLEDKVAEAIAQNASALPIQDLIKIKTDLEQGNNKAILGSLTKAALARVQSDNLVNVATTDDLGKVAQTVIRQRVDQNITKTLTPYQKEINALSMLFKGNVIAPQSSVDNNTLTGAPQNYSRVLNMTATAYGPGVRDNGKWNNLTYMGGTVRKGVAAVDPSVIPMGSRLWIEGYGEAIAEDQGSAIKGNRIDLAFDDRQQALDYGIQPTKVYVLN, from the coding sequence ATGAGAAAGTTTGCAGCGATCACAATGACTGCTGTGGTTATCAATCTGTTTTCACCCCTCATCCCGCAAGCGCATGCCGCGTTACTTGAGGACAAAGTCGCGGAAGCTATTGCCCAAAATGCCAGTGCTTTGCCGATCCAGGATTTGATCAAAATTAAAACCGATCTTGAACAGGGTAATAATAAGGCTATTCTGGGGTCTTTAACCAAAGCAGCTCTGGCAAGAGTTCAGTCTGATAACCTAGTTAATGTTGCCACAACTGATGATTTGGGTAAAGTTGCTCAAACCGTTATCCGTCAGCGTGTAGATCAAAATATAACAAAAACCCTTACTCCTTATCAAAAAGAGATCAATGCTCTTTCAATGTTGTTTAAAGGAAATGTGATTGCTCCGCAATCCAGTGTTGACAATAACACCTTGACAGGAGCTCCACAAAATTATAGCCGTGTTTTAAATATGACGGCTACTGCCTATGGGCCAGGCGTGCGTGATAATGGTAAATGGAACAATCTCACATACATGGGAGGCACGGTTCGCAAAGGCGTTGCTGCTGTTGATCCAAGTGTTATTCCTATGGGGTCTAGACTGTGGATTGAAGGTTATGGTGAGGCGATTGCCGAAGATCAAGGAAGTGCAATTAAAGGCAATCGAATCGATTTAGCCTTTGATGACCGTCAACAAGCTTTAGACTATGGTATTCAGCCTACGAAAGTCTATGTGCTAAACTAA
- the tpx_2 gene encoding putative thiol peroxidase, whose protein sequence is MEKRTGITKLRGKPLTLLGKEIKINDEAPNFTVLQPDLTALSLADTKGKVRVISVVPSIDTPVCDIQTSRFNHEAAQFTDMVILSISVDLPFALQKYCAAKDITNVKTLSDHKDLDFGLKYGFVIEELRLLARGALVIDRNDIVQYVEYVANIEDQPNYDKILEIAKKLL, encoded by the coding sequence ATGGAAAAACGTACCGGGATAACAAAATTACGCGGAAAACCATTAACACTACTTGGTAAAGAAATCAAAATAAACGATGAGGCACCTAATTTTACGGTATTACAGCCAGATTTAACAGCACTATCGCTTGCTGATACCAAAGGTAAAGTTCGGGTTATTAGTGTCGTACCTTCAATAGATACACCTGTTTGTGATATTCAAACCAGTCGTTTTAATCACGAAGCGGCTCAATTTACAGACATGGTAATACTATCAATTAGTGTAGATCTGCCCTTTGCCCTACAAAAATATTGTGCCGCTAAAGATATTACGAACGTTAAAACTTTATCCGACCATAAAGATTTAGATTTTGGCCTAAAATATGGCTTTGTTATCGAAGAACTGCGCCTGCTAGCACGGGGAGCCCTTGTTATTGACCGCAATGACATTGTTCAATATGTTGAATATGTAGCTAACATTGAAGATCAGCCAAATTATGATAAAATTTTAGAAATTGCAAAGAAGCTTTTGTAA